Below is a genomic region from Microbulbifer sp. ALW1.
GCCTTTTTTACGGTGTCGCAATTTTTGATGCCGTAAAGGGTAATCATGGTGTTTCCTGTCGATTCTTGAGCGGGCCGGATACCGGATCAGGCCTTTTTGGTTTTCTTGGGATTTTTGCGCGCGGGGTAGCAGGTGGTGCAAATCTCACACACGGTGCCGTCGCAACCGCGGGCACTGCAGAATTCGCGGCCGTAAAAAATGATCTGTAGATGCAGCTTGTTCCACTTCTCTTTGGGGAACAGGCGCTTGAGGTCTTTCTCTGTCTGCGCCACATTTTTGCCGGAGCTGAGCCCCCAGCGCTGGGCCAGTCGGTGAATATGGGTATCTACCGGAAACGCCGGGTGGCCAAAGGATTGCGCCATGACCACACTGGCGGTCTTGTGACCGACACCGGGCAGGGTTTCCAGTGCGGCCATATTTTCCGGTACCTGGCCGTGGTATTCGTTGACGAGAATTTCCGAAAGCTTCTGTATCGCTTTGGATTTCTGTGGCGACAGGCCACAGGGGCGGATGACCTCGCGGATTTTCACTACCGGCACCTTTGCCATGTCGTAGGGATTGTCCGCCAGCTCCCACAGCGCCGGTGTAATCTGGTTGACCCTTTCATCGGTGCACTGGGCCGAGAGCAGTACTGCCACTAATAGGGAGTAGGCATCGAAGTGGTCTAGGGGAATTGGGGTTTCCGGGTAGAGGTCTTCCAGCCTGTGCAGGATGTAATCGACCCGCTCCTGTTTTAAAAGATTTTTTGCCGTCATCTTGTTCGCCCGTATCCAGGCTCCTACATCGAATTGCTACCGCAGAATTGGCGAATACGTTTCGCCGCTTCAATGCATTCCTCCAGAGTGGCCACCAGGGCCATGCGCACATACGCGGCACCCGGGTTTACGCCATTGGCTTCGCGGGCCAGGTAGGCGCCGGGGAGCACGGTGATGTGTTGCTGGCGGAATAGCTCGCGGGCGAAGGTTTCGCCGTTGCCCACTTTGGGCCACAGGTAAAAACTGGCTTCCGGCTTTTCCACTTCCAGGCAACCGTCGAGTATCTCCAGTACCGCATCGAATTTCTGCCGGTAAAGGTCACGGTTTTCTTTCACATGCTGTTCGTCCTGCCAGGCAGCAATGGAGGCATACTGAGTGGGTACCGGCATGGCGCAGCCGTGGTAAGTGCGGTACAGCAGGAATTTTTCCAGAATGTCGGCGTCGCCGGCGACGAAACCGGAACGCAACCCGGGGAGGTTGGAACGCTTCGACAGGCTGTGGAAAACCACGCAGCGGTGGTAGTCATTGCGGCCCAACTCAGCACAGGCCTGCAGCAGGCCGGCGGGGGCATTGTCTTCGTCGAAGTAGAGCTCGGAATAACATTCGTCCGAGGCAATGGTGAAGTCGTACTGGTCGGCAAGCGCGATCAGTTGCTTGAGGTCATCGGTGCTGAGCAGTGCACCGGTAGGATTGCCCGGGGTGCACAGGTAGAGCAGGTCGCACTGCTCCCAGACCGACGCGGGCACTGCCGCAAAGTCCGGCTTGAACTGGGTATCCGCGCTGCAGTTGATGAAGTGCGGTGTGGCACCGGCGAGAAACGCGGCGCCCTCGTAGATCTGGTAGAAGGGGTTCGGCATCAACACCTTTGAGCCGGGGGATACCACTGCCTGGGCAAACGCGAACAGTGCTTCACGGGTGCCGTTCACCGGAATGACCTGAGTGTCTGCACTCAGGCTGTCGAGTTTGAAGCGATGGCACAACCAGTTGGCGATGGTTTCCCGCAGTGCATCCAGCCCCTTGGTCAGGGGATAGGCAGAAAGTTTGTCCAGGTTGTCGATCAGCTCGTCGCGTACAAAAGCGGGGGGCGCGTGCTTGGGCTCACCGATGGACAGGGCGATATGGGCAAGATCCGCTGGCTCTTCGATGCCCGCTTTCAGTTGTGCCAGCTTGGCAAAAGGGTAGGGCTGCAACTGCTGCAAATTCGGGTTCATGGTCGAGTTTCTGCTTGTCCGTTTTTCTGTTTTTGATCGTGTCTTCACGCACTGGCTGACATAGTTGCGTCAGGGCTGCGGCGGCAGTGTGGCCTGATGGGCATCCAGCTCCTGGCAGATGGCCTGCTCGAGGGTTTCGATCAGTTGCATATCAGTGAGCGGCTGATCGTCGGCATCGGTGATATGGAAAATATCCTCGACGCGCTCCCCCAGCGTGGAAATCTTGGCGTTGTGCAGACGCAGGTCGTGGGTAATGAAAATCCGCGCGATCCGCGCCAGCAGGCCGGGCCTGTCGGCACTGGTGATTTCCAGGGTGCTGTAGGTATCTTCCGGCTCGGTGGAAATATGAGCCTGGCTCGGCAGGTGGAACATTTTCAGGCGGCGCGGAGTGCGGCGCTTGATGACCTTGGAGTAGTCCTCCACCAGTTTCAGTTCTTGCTGCAGGGTATTGCGAATCTGCTCTAAACGATGCGGTTCGTCCAGCAGTGGCTGTCCGGATTCATCCAGCACATAGAAGGTGTCCAGGGTGTAACCGCCGGCGGAGCTGTAGAGGCGCGCATCGTGGATGTTCAGGTTCAGCATATCCAGGCCGGTGACAACCGCGGCGAAGACGTTGGGTCTGTCCGGGGTGTAGACGAATACCTCGGTGGCGCCGTCGTGTTCGCCGGGACCCGAGTTGCGGGTCAGCACCAGGGTGTCGCTGTCGGCGTCCCGGTTCGGGTCTTTCTGCAGCTGGTAAATGGCGGCCGTGTGCCAGGTGATGTTGTCGGCGCTCTCGCGTACGAAATAGTCCTCGCCCATCTCCGACCAAATATCTTCCACCGCCAGGCTGGGCAGGCCCATGGCGCGCAGCATATTGCGGGCCTGTGCCTGGGTTTCCTCGTAGATTTCGTCGCGGTCGATGGGGTTTTCCAGGCCGCGGCGCAGGGCGCGCTGAGTGTACTGGTAGAGCTGGCGCATCAGGCTGGCGCGCCAGCTGTTCCACAGGTCCGGATTGGTGGCGTTGATATCGGCCACGGTCAGCGCGTAGAGGTAATCCAGGTGTTCGCGGTCGCCCACTTCGGCGGCAAAGGCGTGCACTACTTCCGGGTCGGTAATGTCCTGCTTCTGGGATACCGCACTCATCAGCAGGTGTTTTTCTACCAGCCAGCACACCAGGCGGCGGTCGCGGGCCGAAAGGCCGTGTCGGCGACAGAAGGCGTCCGCATCGATGACGCCCAGTTTGGAGTGATCGCCGCCGCGTCCCTTGGCAATATCGTGATACAGGCCGGCGATATACAGCAGCTCCGGCTTGCGCATGCGCGAGAGAATTTCCGCGGCCAGCGGGAACTTGTCCCAGGCGTCGTCGCCGCGGAAGCTGCGCATGTTGCTCACCACCTGCAGAGTGTGCGCGTCCACGGTATAGATGTGGAAGAGGTCGTGCTGCATCTGCCCGGTAACCCGGCCAAATTCCGGCAGGTAGCGCCCGAGGATGCCGTAGCGGGTCATGCGGGTCAGCTGCGTGGACAGGCCGCGGGGGCTGCGCAGCAGTTGCATGAACAGGCGGGCATTGGTCGGATCCGCACGGAACTGGTCGTCGATCAGGTGACGGTGTTCGCGGATCAGGCGGATGGTGGAGGCCCGCACCCCGTGAATTTCCGGGTTGTTGGCCATCAGCACAAATATTTCCAGCAGCGCTGGCGGGTACTCGATAAAGGTGCGGGTGACCGCGGCTTCGATGGTATTGCCGCGCAGCTGGAAGCGCTCGTTAATGGGGGTGACCGGCAGGTGTTTGCCGCGCTGCAAAATGACCTCATCCAGGAATTGCAGCAGCACATCGTTCAGCTCCCGCAGGGCCATAACGATGCGGTAATAGGTGTGCATGAACTGTTCGACAGCGAGGTGGGTGTCGTTATCCTTGTAGCCGAACTCCCGCGCCAGTTCGCGCTGGTAGTCGAACAGCAGCCGCTCTTCCGGTCGTCCTGCCAGCAGGTGCAGGCCGTAGCGCACCCGCCACAGAAAATCTTCGCCGGACTGCAGAATGGCGAATTCTTCCTCGGTGAAGAATCCCTTGCCCTGCAGTTGTTTCAGGGTGCGTACCTGGAAGTAACGCTTGGCGACCCAGTTGATGGTCTGGATGTCGCGCAGGCCGCCGGGGGCGTTTTTGATATTGGGCTCGAGGTTGTATTCCGCGCCGCGCTGTTTGCGGTGGCGTTCCTGCTGCTCGTCGTACTTGGCGCTGAAAAACTTGTCGGCGGGCCAGACGTTTTCCGGTGTCATGCGCTCGGTCAGGGTTTCGCACAGGCTGGGGTTGCCAACCACGGTGCGACATTCCAGCAGGTTGGTGGCGACGGTGATGTCCTGGGCCGCCATCTCCACGCAGTGGTCGATGGTGCGGACCGAGTGGCCGATATCCAGTTTCAGGTCCCATAGGAAGGCGACCAGGCGTTCGATATTGTCGACGGTGGCCTCGTCCGGCTTGTCTTCGGTGAGGATCAGCAGGTCGATATCGGATTTGGGGTGCAGTTCGCCGCGGCCGTAGCCGCCCACCGCCAGCAGGCTGATGTTCTGGGACCACTGGAACTGGTGCCAGGCGTAGTGCAGCAGGCAGTCCACAAACAGGGCGCGCTCGTAGACCAGGGTGCGCACATCCTCGCCTTCGCGGAAACGCCGCGCCATATGGGTGTTGGCGGCGCCGGCAGCGTCCTTGAAAATTTCCAGTGTGGGCCTGGTGCCCTCCGCCAGATCGCGGCGGAAGCGCGACTGGTCAAAGAAAAACAGCGGTTTTTCAAAGTGCGGGATCTGGGCCAGCTGCTTGGCATTCATCGGTATCGATTCCGGGTTCGGCGCGGTGAGCAGGCGAGGTCGCTCTGCTCCCGGGCCGGTTGTTCCTTCCCTGGCCGCTATTGGCCACATTCACGCGGAGATGACGGTGTGAGCGCCTGGGGAGGCGCCCGTCAGTTAAAAGGACTCTTCCTTGCGCGCGGTCAGAATTTCTACACCGGTGCCGGTTACGACCATGGTGTGTTCCCATTGCGCGGACAGGCGGCGGTCGACGGTGACCGCGGTCCAGCCGTCGCGCAGTACGCGACTGCCGGGTTTGCCGGCGTTGATCATGGGTTCAATGGTAAAGGTCATGCCTTCTTCCAGCACCTGTCCGGTGCCCGGCTTGCCGTAGTGCAGTATCTGCGGGTCTTCGTGGAAGACGTCGCCGATGCCGTGACCGCAGAAGTCCTTCACCACGCTGTAGTAGTTGCTCTCGGCGTGCTGCTGAATCACATGGCCGATATCGCCGAGGGTAGTGCCCGGGCGGACAATGTCGATGGCCTTGTACAGGCATTCCTGGGTGATTTTGACCAGGCGTTCTGCGTGGGTCGCGGGCTTGCCGACGAAATACATCTTGGAGGTGTCGCCGTACCAACCATCTTTGATTACGGTGACATCGATATTGATGATGTCGCCTTTTTTCAGCACTTTGGACTCTGACGGGATGCCGTGACAGATAACCTCGTTCACCGAGGTGCAGATGGACTTGGGGAAGCCGCGATATCCCAGGCAGGCAGGAATGGCCTGCTGCACGTTGACTATATAGTCGTGGCAGCGGCGATCCAGTTCTTCCGTGGTGACGCCGGGGACTACATATTCACCAATCATTTCCAGCACCTCGGCGGCCAGGCGGCCAGCGGTGCGCATTTTGGCGATTTGTTCCGGTGTTTTTACGGCGTTGGTCATGAATCTTCCCAGATTAGTGATGAACGTTACTGCGTGGTCAGTCTTGGGGCGCCGCTCTCACAGGGCCGGTTTGCGGGCTGAGAGTCTGGTGAGAGTCTGGTGCGGCGCGATATTGTAGCGGAATTGCCGGACGGCGGCATTAAGCTGTCTCTATCATGGTCATTGAAAAGCGGGGCTTGCGGCGGAGAGTAAAGCCAGCGGTGGCAGCTTTTGCGCTTCCAGCCCCGTGGCATATGTGGTATAAAGCGCGCCGCTTTGGGCGGTGCCCGGAGTGAAACTAAACATCGGGGCAAGGTTTTCCTGTCCTGAACAAACGCCGCACATATACCGGCACATTCGCCTGGGTGTCTTTGTCAGCACTGTAATGCAGTGGTGATGGGGATTGGTGAATGGGGTATATGGAGGATGTAACCCGGGAAGTGATCGGCAGTCGTTAAGCCCGACGCTTCCGTCTGATATTGAGGTTTTTTATGCCGCAAGTAAGCATGCGCGATATGCTGCAGGCTGGTGTGCACTTTGGCCACCAGACCCGCTACTGGAACCCGAAGATGGGTCAATTCATCTTTGGTGCCCGCAACAAGATTCACATCATCAACCTGGAGCACACTGTTCCAGCGTTCAATGAAGCCCTGCAAGTTATCCGGGGTATGGCTGCTCAGAAGAAGAAAGTTCTGTTTGTTGGCACCAAGCGCGCTGCGCAGAAGTCCATCAAAGAGCAAGCCGAGCGCTCAGGTCAGCCCTACGTCAGCAACCGCTGGTTGGGTGGCATGCTCACCAACTACAAAACCATCCGTGCTTCCATCAAGCGTTTCCGCGACCTCGAAACCCAGTCTCAGGACGGTACCTTCGAGAAGCTGACCAAGAAAGAAGCCCTGATGCGCACTCGCACCATGGAGAAGCTCGAGCGCTCCATCGGCGGTATCAAGGACATGGGCGGCCTGCCGGACGCACTGTTCGTGATCGACGTTGAGCACGAGCGTATCGCCATCCAGGAAGCTAACAAGCTGGGTATCCCGGTGATCGGTATCGTTGATACCAACAGCAGCCCGGAAGGTGTTGACTACGTAATTCCTGGCAACGATGACGCCATCCGCGCCATCAAGCTGTACACCACTGTTGCTGCCGACGCTATTCTGGCGGGTGCTGCAGACGCTGGTGCCAGCACTGCTCAGAACGAGTACGTAGAAGCTGGTGACGACCAAGCCGCAGCAGCGGAATAAGTCGTGAACGACTGGCGGTGTAACATTTTTACGTTACGCTGCAGGGAAAAGGGGCCACTTATCCGGCCCCTTTTTTTCAAATCCATCAAAGAATTTGAATCTGAACCCGAGGATTGAATCATGGCGATTACCCCGTCAATGGTAAAAGAACTGCGCGAGCGCACTGGCCTGCCGATGCTGGAGTGCAAAAAAGCACTGACCGAAGCGGATGGCGACATCGAAAAAGCGATTGAAGACCTGCGCAAGGCATCCGGCCTGAAAGCGGCCAAGAAAGCTGGCCGTACCGCCGCTGATGGCGTTGTAGCCGCAAAAGTTGCCGAAGATGGCAGCTACGGTGTTCTGGTAGAGGTGAACTCCGAAACTGACTTCGTTGCTCGCGACGACAACTTCAAGGCGTTCGTTGCCAAAGTTGTGGACAAGGCATTTGCTGAGCGTCAGGTAAATGTTGCTGCGCTGATGGAAGGTGAGCTGGAAGAAGCCCGCGAAGCACTGGTACAGAAAATCGGTGAAAACATTGGCGTTCGTCGTATTCAGCTGGTTGAAGCGCCGGTTGTGGGTGCCTATGTACACTCCACCAACCGTCTGGCGGCTATCGTAACCCTGAGTGCCGGTGACGTTGAAACCGCGCGCGATGTGGCCATGCACGTAACCGCGGTAAACCCGCAGGTTGTGAAGCCGGAAGATATGTCCGAGGAAGTGCTGGAAAAAGAGAAGGAAATCATCAAGGCCCAGCCGGATATGGAAGGCAAGCCTGCCGAAATCGTCGAGAAGATGATGGGCGGCCGTATCAAGAAGTTCCTCAAGGAAAACAGCCTGGTAGAACAGCCTTTCGTCAAGAACCCGGAAGTTACCGTTGCCAAACTGGTAAAAGACGCTGGTGGCGAAGTTGTGAGCTTCGTGCGTTTTGAAGTGGGTGAAGGTATCGAGAAGGAAGAGGTGGACTTCGCAGCGGAAGTTGCCGCTCAGGTTAAAGCCAGCTCTTGATGTCTGAAATCGCCGGCAACCTCTTGGTTGCTGGCGCCAGCGGGGTGCTCCCGGTGTGTTCGTTAGAATACCGCCGGGGCGCCCCGCTGTGGTATCTGGCCAACAGGAATTTTCGTTCAAAATTTGAACGGCTGGGCTGCGTAGGCAGCTGAATATAGAGTTAGTAGCCAGGCCAGATCGGCGAGCGCGGTGGGAAACCATCGGCAAAGCCATAGGTAATGCGTCGAATTTGTTGTAATGTTCGGCGGGCGCGAACCGGAACGCCGGTTGCGTCTCAACCAAGAATTTAGCCCGTGACAGTTGAGGAACAAGGGATGCCAGGTATTAAAGACCGCAAGTACAAGCGAATCCTGTTAAAGCTCAGCGGAGAGGAGCTGATGGGCGAGCAGGGGTTTGGAATCAGCCCCAAAGTGCTGGACAAGATGGCACTGGAAATTGGTCAGCTGGTAGGTATCGGGGTGCAGGTCGGCCTGGTGGTCGGCGGTGGCAACCTGTTCCGGGGCGCGGCCCTGAATGCGGCTGGTCTCGACCGGGTAACCGGAGACCACATGGGGATGCTGGCGACAGTCATGAATGCACTGGCGCTGCGCGATGCCCTGGAGCGTTCGAATATTTCCTCCCGGGTCATGTCAGCCATCCAGATGAGCGGTATTGTCGACCACTACGATCGACGCGCAGCCATCCGTTATCTGGAGCGTGGCGAAGTACTGATTTTTGCCGCGGGTACCGGTAATCCGTTCTTTACGACCGACTCTGCAGCCTGTCTGCGCGGAATCGAGATCGAGGCGGAGATGGTGCTCAAGGCCACCAAAGTGGATGGCGTTTATTCGGCCGACCCGGTACTGGTGCCCGACGCCACCCGTTATGACCGCCTCACCTACGACGCGGTACTCGACAAAAAGCTCGGTGTTATGGATTTAACCGCAATCTGCCTCTGTCGCGAGCACAACATGCCTGTGCGGGTTTTCCGGATGGATAAAACTGGCGCGCTGCTGAATATCGTTGTCGGCGGCGAAGAGGGCACACTTATTGAAGAGGATGTGAATCAGTGATTGACGATATCAAGAAAGACGCCGAAGGGCGCATGAAAAAAGCCCTGGATGCCCTGGGTAGCAATTTCAACAAGATCCGCACCGGCCGTGCGCACCCGAGCATTCTCGACGGAATCCAGGTGTCCTACTACGGTAGCGATGTGCCCCTGTCGCAGGTGGCCAATATTACCGTGGAAGACGCGCGCACCCTGGCGGTAACCCCCTGGGAAAAGCCGCTGGTACCGGATATTGAAAAGGCGATCATGAAGTCCGACCTGGGCCTCAATCCGAGCACTGCCGGTGCGGTCATCCGTATCCCGATGCCAATGCTGACGGAAGAGACCCGTAAGAACTTCACTCGCCAGGCCAAAAGTGAAGCGGAAAGTGCGCGGGTTTCCATCCGCAACAATCGCCGTGACGCACTGGCCGAAGTCAAAGCGCTGGTGAAAGAAAAGGAAATCTCCGAAGACGACGAGCGTCGCGCCGGAGACGAGATCCAGAAGCTGACAGACAAGTACGTTGCCGAGGTGGAAAAAGCACTGGCGGCAAAAGAAAAGGACCTGATGGAAATCTGATGTCTGTAGGCGGTACTGGTGTGGATGCACACGAGCAGGCGGGACCGCGCCACGTAGCCATCATCATGGATGGCAATGGACGCTGGGCGGCGCGCCGGGGCTTGTCGCCCTCCGCCGGCCACAAGGCGGGCGTCGAGCGGATCCGGGATCTGATCGAGGCCTGCAAAGAGCGCCATGTCGAGGCCCTTACCCTGTTTGCCTTCTCCAGTGAGAATTGGCAGCGCCCACCGAAAGAGGTGGAGTTGCTGATGACGCTGTTCCACTCCTACCTGCGGCGCGAGGCGCGCCGCATGCAGGAGCAGGGAATCCGCTTGCGGGTGATTGGGCGCCGGGATCGCTTTTCGCCCCGTTTGCAACGGGCGATCACTGAAGCG
It encodes:
- the nth gene encoding endonuclease III, whose amino-acid sequence is MTAKNLLKQERVDYILHRLEDLYPETPIPLDHFDAYSLLVAVLLSAQCTDERVNQITPALWELADNPYDMAKVPVVKIREVIRPCGLSPQKSKAIQKLSEILVNEYHGQVPENMAALETLPGVGHKTASVVMAQSFGHPAFPVDTHIHRLAQRWGLSSGKNVAQTEKDLKRLFPKEKWNKLHLQIIFYGREFCSARGCDGTVCEICTTCYPARKNPKKTKKA
- the dapC gene encoding succinyldiaminopimelate transaminase; this translates as MNPNLQQLQPYPFAKLAQLKAGIEEPADLAHIALSIGEPKHAPPAFVRDELIDNLDKLSAYPLTKGLDALRETIANWLCHRFKLDSLSADTQVIPVNGTREALFAFAQAVVSPGSKVLMPNPFYQIYEGAAFLAGATPHFINCSADTQFKPDFAAVPASVWEQCDLLYLCTPGNPTGALLSTDDLKQLIALADQYDFTIASDECYSELYFDEDNAPAGLLQACAELGRNDYHRCVVFHSLSKRSNLPGLRSGFVAGDADILEKFLLYRTYHGCAMPVPTQYASIAAWQDEQHVKENRDLYRQKFDAVLEILDGCLEVEKPEASFYLWPKVGNGETFARELFRQQHITVLPGAYLAREANGVNPGAAYVRMALVATLEECIEAAKRIRQFCGSNSM
- a CDS encoding [protein-PII] uridylyltransferase, with product MNAKQLAQIPHFEKPLFFFDQSRFRRDLAEGTRPTLEIFKDAAGAANTHMARRFREGEDVRTLVYERALFVDCLLHYAWHQFQWSQNISLLAVGGYGRGELHPKSDIDLLILTEDKPDEATVDNIERLVAFLWDLKLDIGHSVRTIDHCVEMAAQDITVATNLLECRTVVGNPSLCETLTERMTPENVWPADKFFSAKYDEQQERHRKQRGAEYNLEPNIKNAPGGLRDIQTINWVAKRYFQVRTLKQLQGKGFFTEEEFAILQSGEDFLWRVRYGLHLLAGRPEERLLFDYQRELAREFGYKDNDTHLAVEQFMHTYYRIVMALRELNDVLLQFLDEVILQRGKHLPVTPINERFQLRGNTIEAAVTRTFIEYPPALLEIFVLMANNPEIHGVRASTIRLIREHRHLIDDQFRADPTNARLFMQLLRSPRGLSTQLTRMTRYGILGRYLPEFGRVTGQMQHDLFHIYTVDAHTLQVVSNMRSFRGDDAWDKFPLAAEILSRMRKPELLYIAGLYHDIAKGRGGDHSKLGVIDADAFCRRHGLSARDRRLVCWLVEKHLLMSAVSQKQDITDPEVVHAFAAEVGDREHLDYLYALTVADINATNPDLWNSWRASLMRQLYQYTQRALRRGLENPIDRDEIYEETQAQARNMLRAMGLPSLAVEDIWSEMGEDYFVRESADNITWHTAAIYQLQKDPNRDADSDTLVLTRNSGPGEHDGATEVFVYTPDRPNVFAAVVTGLDMLNLNIHDARLYSSAGGYTLDTFYVLDESGQPLLDEPHRLEQIRNTLQQELKLVEDYSKVIKRRTPRRLKMFHLPSQAHISTEPEDTYSTLEITSADRPGLLARIARIFITHDLRLHNAKISTLGERVEDIFHITDADDQPLTDMQLIETLEQAICQELDAHQATLPPQP
- the map gene encoding type I methionyl aminopeptidase, which translates into the protein MTNAVKTPEQIAKMRTAGRLAAEVLEMIGEYVVPGVTTEELDRRCHDYIVNVQQAIPACLGYRGFPKSICTSVNEVICHGIPSESKVLKKGDIINIDVTVIKDGWYGDTSKMYFVGKPATHAERLVKITQECLYKAIDIVRPGTTLGDIGHVIQQHAESNYYSVVKDFCGHGIGDVFHEDPQILHYGKPGTGQVLEEGMTFTIEPMINAGKPGSRVLRDGWTAVTVDRRLSAQWEHTMVVTGTGVEILTARKEESF
- the rpsB gene encoding 30S ribosomal protein S2, translated to MPQVSMRDMLQAGVHFGHQTRYWNPKMGQFIFGARNKIHIINLEHTVPAFNEALQVIRGMAAQKKKVLFVGTKRAAQKSIKEQAERSGQPYVSNRWLGGMLTNYKTIRASIKRFRDLETQSQDGTFEKLTKKEALMRTRTMEKLERSIGGIKDMGGLPDALFVIDVEHERIAIQEANKLGIPVIGIVDTNSSPEGVDYVIPGNDDAIRAIKLYTTVAADAILAGAADAGASTAQNEYVEAGDDQAAAAE
- the tsf gene encoding translation elongation factor Ts; its protein translation is MAITPSMVKELRERTGLPMLECKKALTEADGDIEKAIEDLRKASGLKAAKKAGRTAADGVVAAKVAEDGSYGVLVEVNSETDFVARDDNFKAFVAKVVDKAFAERQVNVAALMEGELEEAREALVQKIGENIGVRRIQLVEAPVVGAYVHSTNRLAAIVTLSAGDVETARDVAMHVTAVNPQVVKPEDMSEEVLEKEKEIIKAQPDMEGKPAEIVEKMMGGRIKKFLKENSLVEQPFVKNPEVTVAKLVKDAGGEVVSFVRFEVGEGIEKEEVDFAAEVAAQVKASS
- the pyrH gene encoding UMP kinase, which codes for MPGIKDRKYKRILLKLSGEELMGEQGFGISPKVLDKMALEIGQLVGIGVQVGLVVGGGNLFRGAALNAAGLDRVTGDHMGMLATVMNALALRDALERSNISSRVMSAIQMSGIVDHYDRRAAIRYLERGEVLIFAAGTGNPFFTTDSAACLRGIEIEAEMVLKATKVDGVYSADPVLVPDATRYDRLTYDAVLDKKLGVMDLTAICLCREHNMPVRVFRMDKTGALLNIVVGGEEGTLIEEDVNQ
- the frr gene encoding ribosome recycling factor, which codes for MIDDIKKDAEGRMKKALDALGSNFNKIRTGRAHPSILDGIQVSYYGSDVPLSQVANITVEDARTLAVTPWEKPLVPDIEKAIMKSDLGLNPSTAGAVIRIPMPMLTEETRKNFTRQAKSEAESARVSIRNNRRDALAEVKALVKEKEISEDDERRAGDEIQKLTDKYVAEVEKALAAKEKDLMEI